A portion of the Bulleidia sp. zg-1006 genome contains these proteins:
- the pfkA gene encoding 6-phosphofructokinase, whose protein sequence is MVRKIGVLTSGGDAPGMNAAIRAVTRLSLNKGVEVVGISNGYYGLLNEQFRPLARTDVSDILNRGGTTLGSARLPEFKDEEIQDKCVANLKKQGIDALVVVGGDGSYRGALALTKKGINCIGLPGTIDNDISGTDFTIGFDTALQTCVENVDKLRDTSSSHHRCSLVEVMGNHCGDLALYTALACGAEIVISPETGFDETEILERLRYLGSAVHKNHAIVIISEKVADVEALAKKVTLNTDFSGRATVLGHIQRGGTPSPTDRMLASRMGEKAVDLLMQGIGGHCVGIIDNAITSLPIEKALELPRKSRKALYRLFDRLV, encoded by the coding sequence ATGGTTAGAAAAATCGGTGTTTTAACTTCCGGGGGAGATGCACCCGGAATGAACGCTGCCATTCGTGCTGTCACTCGCTTATCCTTGAACAAAGGAGTAGAGGTGGTCGGTATCTCGAATGGATATTATGGCTTATTAAATGAACAATTCCGTCCTCTAGCCAGAACGGATGTGTCAGACATCTTGAATCGTGGGGGAACGACTTTAGGCTCGGCTCGTTTGCCAGAGTTTAAAGATGAAGAGATTCAAGATAAGTGTGTTGCTAATCTTAAGAAACAAGGTATTGATGCCTTGGTCGTTGTTGGTGGGGATGGTTCTTATCGTGGGGCTTTAGCTTTAACGAAGAAAGGAATTAATTGCATTGGCTTACCGGGAACGATTGATAATGACATTTCTGGTACGGATTTTACGATTGGCTTTGATACGGCTTTACAGACCTGCGTTGAAAACGTGGATAAGTTAAGGGATACTTCTTCTTCTCATCATCGTTGTTCCTTGGTAGAAGTGATGGGTAATCATTGTGGTGATTTGGCTTTATATACGGCACTTGCTTGTGGAGCTGAGATTGTGATTAGTCCTGAAACAGGATTTGATGAAACAGAAATTTTAGAACGTTTGCGTTATTTAGGATCGGCTGTTCATAAGAACCATGCGATTGTGATTATTTCGGAAAAGGTGGCAGATGTGGAAGCCTTGGCTAAGAAAGTAACGTTAAATACAGACTTCTCTGGTCGTGCTACGGTTTTAGGTCATATTCAAAGAGGTGGAACACCAAGTCCAACGGATCGTATGTTGGCATCACGCATGGGTGAAAAAGCAGTGGATTTACTTATGCAAGGAATTGGGGGTCATTGCGTGGGTATTATTGATAATGCAATCACATCACTACCAATTGAAAAAGCTTTGGAGCTACCTCGTAAGAGTCGCAAAGCATTATATCGTTTGTTTGATCGTTTAGTATAA